One stretch of Chryseobacterium indologenes DNA includes these proteins:
- a CDS encoding VOC family protein — protein sequence MKLISLRIITKDIKELVRFYEKAIGCSVQWYTEDFAELRTSSITIAVGSTSTMNMFGGEHLTESNGNTSTIIEFLVNDVDHEYENIKNLTDHIVQEPTTMPWGNRSLLFCDPDGNLINFFTPASPEAIQKFR from the coding sequence ATGAAATTAATATCATTAAGAATCATTACAAAAGACATCAAAGAACTGGTTCGGTTTTATGAAAAAGCAATAGGATGCAGTGTTCAATGGTATACGGAAGATTTTGCTGAACTTAGAACCTCTTCTATTACCATTGCCGTCGGAAGTACCAGTACCATGAACATGTTTGGTGGAGAACATCTTACAGAATCTAACGGTAATACCAGTACCATTATAGAGTTTTTAGTGAATGATGTTGATCATGAATATGAAAATATTAAAAATCTTACAGATCATATTGTACAGGAACCTACAACAATGCCCTGGGGTAACCGCTCTCTCCTGTTTTGTGATCCGGATGGAAATCTGATTAACTTTTTTACTCCTGCAAGCCCTGAAGCGATTCAAAAATTCAGATAG
- a CDS encoding response regulator transcription factor, producing MEMPIENREIIFLLADDHSIVRQGMEIVISDIAPNAKVYHTSSLQQAVELIETKGIEMAIIDAHFPEGNSLHILPQMKSANPDIKILIFTGLEEDLHALKFIKAGANGYLSKLSEEEEVKEAVSQFIQKGEYFSDLTRNLLVQFIYNPNVISPLSSLTKRELQIAELYADGLGNLEIANNLNIKQNTVSTIKKNIFEKLKIENIVELADLIKTHHKI from the coding sequence ATGGAAATGCCAATTGAAAACAGGGAAATCATATTCCTTTTAGCAGATGACCACAGTATCGTAAGGCAGGGAATGGAGATCGTTATTAGTGATATTGCTCCCAATGCTAAAGTCTATCATACATCATCTTTACAGCAGGCAGTAGAGCTGATAGAGACAAAGGGAATTGAAATGGCTATTATTGACGCTCATTTTCCCGAAGGAAACAGTCTGCATATTCTGCCACAAATGAAAAGTGCAAATCCGGATATTAAGATTCTTATTTTTACAGGACTTGAAGAAGATCTGCATGCCCTTAAGTTTATTAAAGCAGGCGCCAACGGATATCTAAGCAAACTAAGTGAGGAAGAAGAAGTGAAAGAAGCTGTTTCTCAGTTTATTCAGAAAGGAGAGTACTTTTCTGATCTGACAAGAAATTTATTGGTACAGTTCATCTACAATCCAAATGTAATAAGCCCACTAAGTAGTCTAACCAAAAGAGAATTACAGATTGCTGAACTCTATGCTGATGGATTAGGAAATCTGGAAATTGCGAATAATTTAAATATAAAGCAAAACACAGTAAGTACAATCAAAAAAAATATCTTTGAAAAGCTAAAAATAGAAAATATTGTGGAGTTGGCTGATCTTATCAAAACGCATCATAAAATATAG
- a CDS encoding sensor histidine kinase: MNEKKLQFIKTQLEESRALGGLTDNSRKDFMDAQEHLQRYMVSQDNKDLQLYFESLKKLKKNFDKIGEYENTSPRLKKTLAQKKMDTLKVTKLKSLIDSVYETSLKPPTKIEDKQYEPAKYKNDFENLNVQTRTYADTIKKKGFMGRLKDAITGKVNVQKESTVITLTNNKTIDISNVKTEMDKALKSMDKHYAAEVKKAQQYAIKNQHENIQFYSNFSKLLVYSNSLIDVYENAIKDFKSELEKEYTKQSSDNNKIRRYLVLGLMVLMFIVSILIMYFTRVAFIYERKLDAANKEIKNNLNFKNRILGMLSHDLRSPLKIINIFIDKIYRSTGDETIRDYLKSIKFTNSTLLLQSNQILEYTKNQDAEKKLINSVFNLKEEIGSIVKVISPYLETRNNKFAVTDRIPEGIVVFSDNIRINQIFMNILGNANKYTENGKIDLVMTTEPLGNNKITLITTVGDTGVGISDSDLKKIFDPYYQGTVSDEVDNLGVGLGLNLVKEIVELFDGEISVSSKLHKGTQVTFRINLNINK; the protein is encoded by the coding sequence GTGAATGAGAAAAAGTTGCAGTTTATCAAAACTCAGCTTGAAGAAAGTAGGGCACTGGGTGGACTGACTGATAATTCAAGAAAAGATTTCATGGATGCGCAGGAACATCTTCAAAGATATATGGTGAGTCAGGATAATAAAGATCTTCAGCTTTATTTTGAGTCATTAAAAAAACTTAAAAAGAACTTTGATAAGATTGGGGAGTATGAAAATACAAGCCCAAGACTGAAAAAGACCCTCGCTCAGAAGAAAATGGATACCTTGAAGGTAACCAAGCTGAAAAGCCTTATTGATTCTGTATACGAGACTTCTTTAAAACCTCCTACAAAGATTGAAGATAAGCAGTATGAGCCTGCAAAATATAAAAATGATTTTGAAAACCTTAATGTCCAGACCCGTACCTATGCTGATACGATAAAGAAGAAAGGTTTCATGGGACGTTTGAAAGATGCTATCACAGGAAAAGTGAATGTTCAGAAAGAAAGTACAGTAATTACTTTAACGAACAATAAAACCATAGACATTTCTAATGTAAAGACCGAGATGGATAAGGCTTTAAAGTCGATGGATAAGCATTATGCAGCGGAAGTGAAGAAGGCGCAGCAATATGCGATCAAAAATCAGCATGAAAATATTCAGTTTTATAGCAATTTCAGTAAACTATTGGTATACAGTAACAGTTTGATTGATGTATATGAAAATGCTATAAAAGATTTCAAATCTGAACTTGAAAAAGAGTATACCAAACAAAGCTCCGACAATAATAAGATCAGAAGATATCTTGTGCTTGGCCTGATGGTTCTGATGTTCATTGTATCTATTTTGATCATGTATTTTACAAGAGTGGCCTTCATCTATGAAAGAAAACTGGATGCAGCTAATAAGGAAATTAAAAATAACCTGAATTTTAAGAACAGGATATTGGGTATGCTGAGCCACGATTTAAGATCTCCGTTGAAGATTATTAATATTTTTATTGATAAGATTTACAGATCAACAGGTGATGAGACCATTAGAGATTATCTGAAGTCAATTAAATTTACCAACAGTACGCTTCTTCTGCAATCTAACCAGATTCTGGAGTACACTAAAAATCAGGACGCTGAGAAGAAACTGATAAATTCTGTATTTAATCTTAAAGAGGAGATCGGCTCTATCGTAAAGGTGATTTCCCCTTATCTGGAGACCCGGAACAATAAATTTGCTGTAACAGACAGAATTCCTGAAGGGATTGTTGTATTTTCGGACAATATCAGAATTAACCAGATTTTTATGAATATTCTGGGGAATGCCAATAAATATACAGAAAACGGTAAGATTGATCTTGTGATGACAACGGAGCCGCTAGGAAATAACAAAATCACCCTTATTACAACAGTAGGAGATACCGGAGTTGGAATTTCAGATTCTGATCTGAAAAAGATTTTTGATCCTTATTATCAGGGCACCGTTTCTGATGAGGTTGATAATCTGGGGGTAGGACTAGGACTGAACCTTGTAAAGGAAATTGTAGAGTTATTTGATGGTGAGATCTCAGTTTCCAGTAAGCTGCACAAAGGAACACAGGTGACATTCAGAATCAATTTAAATATCAATAAATAA